The proteins below are encoded in one region of Desulfovibrio sp.:
- a CDS encoding zf-HC2 domain-containing protein: MPKDGGANKGIPMDGIRPEDLDSCPDALTLASYLDGKMEDKEQALLEYHLTRCAKCAKDVSELREIIAQVELGPDHSQRVREVVERGKKILDS; the protein is encoded by the coding sequence ATGCCCAAGGATGGCGGCGCGAACAAAGGGATCCCCATGGATGGGATTCGTCCCGAGGACCTGGACAGTTGTCCCGACGCACTCACCCTGGCGTCCTATCTGGACGGGAAGATGGAGGACAAGGAGCAGGCCCTTTTGGAATACCATCTCACCCGGTGCGCCAAGTGTGCAAAGGACGTGTCGGAACTGCGCGAAATCATCGCCCAGGTCGAACTCGGACCGGATCATTCGCAGCGAGTGAGGGAAGTGGTTGAGCGCGGCAAGAAGATTCTCGACAGTTAA
- the flgK gene encoding flagellar hook-associated protein FlgK, producing the protein MLNNLLSIGKTALSNFQVALSVTGGNVTNASTTGYSRRTVEFATDGVSVNGVGCGSTIQAIIRQFDEYLERRCLEQSSTSSCQSVIYSNLAQVEELFNSTDSSGISSALDSFMTSLESLSSTASNASVRTEVIESATSLAQLLNSLQDSLDSEVASVNSFISSQVDTVNGLLEQLAAFNRVASSTTSSSGLLDQRDELVRELATYIDVSVITEDDGQLRILTGEGQTLVDGEAAYSFKVEGPKCTAALSADSGFDGQLYFSGSSSNELLVKFVSGGDCSGGATAATYQVSLDGGKTWVTDEDGQTKVFKAGDSSNKETVDGVSIWFGTADDPDVAPTTSISAGDKFDVMPKSGIYWITATGGEVNVTPLAGSDSSNRLSGGTLAGLFAVRDQYVGEYQDKLDSFAESLIWNMNRTHSQGAGLTNMSQATGEYAAEDTAAALSNSGLYWADKLQAGNISIALYDEETGESISITALDFSSITPGTSSFDPSVHSLEDVRDAINATYPGQLSATIQDGKLSISATDGVEFQFAEDTSGLLAGLGINTLFSGTDAESIAVSAAVANDSSRLCAGHVNGAGEVNAGDNETALALAALAGSSVTFNAAGGTANNTFSGYLSALSAQVGADASTASASYTYASTLSEDLETQRESVSGVNLDEELTRLMQYQQNYQAAAKLIQTSSDMFDTILSLK; encoded by the coding sequence ATGTTGAACAATCTCCTGAGCATAGGCAAGACGGCGCTTTCCAACTTCCAGGTGGCCTTGAGCGTCACCGGCGGAAACGTCACCAACGCCTCAACAACGGGTTATTCCCGCCGTACGGTGGAATTCGCCACGGATGGCGTCTCCGTAAACGGGGTTGGCTGCGGGAGCACTATCCAGGCCATAATAAGGCAGTTCGACGAGTATCTTGAGCGGCGCTGCCTGGAGCAGTCCTCCACCAGTTCCTGCCAGAGCGTCATCTACTCCAACCTTGCCCAGGTGGAGGAGCTTTTTAACAGCACCGACAGCTCCGGCATATCCTCGGCCCTGGACAGCTTCATGACCAGCCTGGAGAGCCTTTCGTCCACCGCGTCCAATGCCTCGGTCAGGACGGAGGTCATCGAGTCGGCCACGTCGCTGGCGCAGCTGCTCAATTCGCTTCAGGACAGCCTGGATTCCGAGGTTGCCTCGGTCAATTCGTTCATCTCAAGCCAGGTGGACACGGTCAACGGACTGCTCGAGCAACTCGCTGCCTTCAACAGGGTGGCCAGCTCCACCACGAGTTCCAGCGGTCTGTTGGACCAGCGCGACGAACTGGTGCGGGAGTTGGCCACCTATATCGACGTGAGCGTGATCACCGAAGACGACGGGCAACTGAGGATATTGACCGGTGAAGGCCAGACGCTGGTTGACGGTGAAGCCGCTTACTCGTTCAAAGTGGAAGGACCCAAATGCACCGCGGCCTTGAGCGCGGATTCAGGATTCGACGGCCAGCTCTACTTTTCGGGAAGCTCAAGCAACGAGCTTCTGGTCAAGTTCGTTAGCGGAGGCGACTGTTCGGGTGGTGCCACTGCAGCCACATACCAGGTGTCGTTGGACGGAGGAAAAACCTGGGTAACAGACGAGGACGGCCAGACAAAGGTCTTCAAAGCGGGTGATTCCAGCAACAAGGAGACGGTGGACGGGGTCTCCATCTGGTTCGGCACGGCTGACGATCCGGATGTGGCGCCAACCACATCCATAAGCGCCGGGGACAAGTTCGATGTGATGCCCAAAAGCGGTATCTACTGGATCACCGCCACGGGCGGCGAAGTCAACGTCACGCCTTTGGCCGGGAGCGATTCGAGTAACCGCCTGAGCGGGGGCACGCTGGCCGGGCTTTTCGCGGTTCGCGACCAATACGTGGGCGAATACCAGGACAAGCTGGATTCATTTGCCGAAAGTCTCATCTGGAACATGAACCGAACGCACAGCCAGGGGGCAGGGCTTACGAACATGTCCCAGGCCACCGGGGAATATGCGGCGGAAGACACTGCCGCCGCCCTCAGCAACAGCGGCCTCTACTGGGCGGACAAACTCCAGGCGGGCAACATATCCATCGCCCTCTACGACGAGGAGACCGGCGAGAGCATCTCGATTACGGCCCTGGATTTCAGTTCAATCACGCCGGGCACCTCGAGCTTTGATCCCTCGGTGCATTCCCTGGAGGACGTCCGGGACGCCATCAACGCCACTTATCCGGGTCAGCTCTCAGCCACGATCCAGGACGGGAAACTGTCCATCAGCGCTACGGACGGAGTGGAATTCCAGTTCGCCGAGGACACTTCCGGGCTCCTGGCCGGACTAGGCATCAACACGCTCTTTTCCGGGACGGACGCGGAGAGCATCGCAGTGTCCGCCGCAGTGGCCAACGATTCCTCACGGCTATGCGCCGGGCATGTCAACGGCGCGGGTGAGGTCAATGCCGGTGACAACGAGACGGCCCTGGCTCTGGCTGCGTTGGCAGGTTCAAGCGTTACGTTCAACGCCGCAGGCGGCACGGCCAACAACACATTTTCCGGGTATCTGTCCGCTCTTTCCGCCCAGGTTGGGGCGGATGCTTCCACGGCGTCGGCCAGCTACACTTACGCTTCCACGCTGTCCGAGGACTTGGAAACACAACGCGAATCCGTGTCCGGCGTAAACCTGGACGAAGAACTCACACGGCTCATGCAGTATCAGCAGAATTATCAGGCTGCCGCGAAGCTCATACAGACGTCGAGCGACATGTTCGACACGATTCTCAGCCTGAAATAG
- the hflX gene encoding GTPase HflX: protein MKPSQLKALERLYSRRYPVLGGYTSDQARELAAISHGIGRQVGLLIDRKGRPDMVLVGEPHAIYIPELARSRLGSGRLRGLRLLHTHLHDTGLDQEDLTDMLFLRLDSVAVLTVDAMASPAKLQVAHLVPKTAPGDTGKPWTVLPPVAWDHSETDFEALTQALEDEFTRTDQPVAGAEEGVAGRALLVGVGSAPRMDLESSLDELEALAETAGLSITGRVIQRVPQVNPRTIIGKGKLSELEILALSTGASVLLFDGELTPAQMRNLADLTERKILDRTQLILDIFAQRANSRSGKLQVEMAQLKYTLPRLVGKNLAMSRLMGGIGGRGPGETKLEIDRRRIRERLTRIKRELTELRKQRAQIRDRRAKAGLPIVSLVGYTNAGKSTLLNTLTQSSVLAENKLFATLDPVSRRLRFPEERELVLTDTVGFIRELPKELKEAFQATLEELASADLLVQVADAGHLELAAQVEAVDAILKDMELETVPRLLALNKWDTLDAGRRAWALGRYPEGIPISAKNRETLEPLVLEIVRCVDWEKGVAKS, encoded by the coding sequence CTGAAACCCAGCCAGCTTAAGGCCCTGGAGCGTCTCTACTCCAGGCGCTATCCTGTTCTTGGCGGATACACGTCCGACCAGGCTCGCGAGTTGGCCGCCATCTCCCACGGCATAGGGCGGCAAGTCGGCCTGCTGATCGACCGCAAGGGCCGCCCGGACATGGTCCTGGTGGGCGAACCACACGCCATCTATATCCCGGAACTGGCGCGCTCCCGGCTGGGCTCTGGCCGGCTGCGCGGCCTGCGCCTTCTCCATACACATCTCCACGACACAGGCCTCGACCAGGAAGACTTAACGGACATGCTTTTTTTGCGCCTGGATTCCGTGGCCGTACTCACCGTGGACGCCATGGCCTCTCCCGCTAAGCTCCAGGTGGCCCACCTGGTCCCCAAAACAGCGCCCGGAGACACCGGCAAGCCTTGGACAGTTTTGCCACCCGTAGCCTGGGACCACTCCGAAACGGATTTCGAAGCACTCACCCAGGCCCTGGAAGATGAATTCACCCGCACGGACCAGCCCGTGGCCGGGGCCGAGGAAGGGGTGGCCGGCCGAGCGCTGCTGGTGGGCGTGGGAAGCGCCCCGCGCATGGACCTGGAGTCCTCCCTGGATGAGCTCGAGGCCTTGGCCGAAACAGCCGGGCTCTCCATCACCGGCAGGGTCATCCAGCGCGTGCCGCAGGTGAACCCGCGAACAATCATCGGCAAGGGCAAGCTCTCCGAGCTTGAGATTCTGGCGCTGTCCACCGGGGCGTCAGTGCTGCTCTTCGACGGGGAGCTGACCCCGGCTCAAATGAGAAACCTTGCCGATCTCACCGAACGCAAAATTCTCGACCGCACCCAGTTGATCCTTGATATTTTCGCCCAACGGGCGAACTCGCGCTCTGGCAAGCTCCAGGTGGAGATGGCCCAGCTCAAGTATACCCTCCCTAGGCTGGTGGGAAAAAACCTGGCCATGAGTCGGCTCATGGGAGGCATAGGCGGGCGCGGGCCTGGCGAGACGAAGCTCGAGATCGACCGCAGGCGCATTCGCGAGCGGTTGACCCGCATAAAAAGGGAGCTGACTGAACTGCGCAAGCAGCGCGCCCAGATCCGCGACAGGCGGGCCAAGGCCGGACTGCCCATCGTTTCCCTGGTTGGCTACACCAACGCGGGCAAATCCACCCTTTTAAACACGCTCACACAATCAAGCGTCCTGGCCGAGAACAAACTCTTCGCCACTCTTGATCCGGTAAGCCGTCGGTTGCGCTTCCCGGAGGAGCGAGAACTGGTCCTCACGGACACCGTGGGTTTTATCCGCGAGCTTCCCAAAGAGCTCAAGGAAGCCTTCCAGGCCACCCTGGAAGAGCTGGCCAGCGCGGACCTGCTGGTTCAGGTGGCTGATGCCGGGCACCTGGAACTGGCCGCCCAGGTCGAAGCCGTGGACGCGATTCTCAAGGACATGGAGTTGGAAACCGTGCCCAGGCTTTTGGCTCTCAACAAATGGGACACCCTGGACGCCGGGCGCAGGGCCTGGGCGCTGGGCCGCTATCCTGAAGGGATTCCCATCTCGGCAAAAAACCGCGAGACCCTGGAACCCTTGGTCCTGGAAATAGTCCGCTGCGTCGATTGGGAAAAAGGGGTTGCCAAGTCCTGA
- a CDS encoding flagellar hook protein FlgE, with the protein MSLISAMYSGIAGLTVHSQAMSVVGNNLANSSTMGFKRSATQFEDFFYQNISTGNTYGQVGLGADIASIYGDFSQGAFETTSSATDLAISGNGFFMVNNPNTDKTYYTRAGNFEFDNNGYLVDPNGYVVQGWKAYTNSTTGQVSNIGSLGDIKLSSFQISPSATTKMRMVTNLNKSATEKTTDATDPFFALLKTWAGQSETALSDTSYSYQGTIKVYDSAGASHDVTVYYDKVSNASGANVWEYVVACDPTEDGRTINGVKVSSTSSAGLLMAGTITFDSSGSVKSMSAFTLSSNATGNYKDLTNWVPATFSSDGYPVFTANFTASSNASVSTASNASTIKLDLGLHSTTKNGGWTGGVANASLVGTDFDNLPVMTSAKADDTTTTAYSSAFSIVDQSQDGYTSGYLQSIAVDSDGIVTGTYSNNQTKSLFVVGLANFTNLQGLEREGSNLYSATTDSGEPRIGTANNSGMGSIASGKLEQSNVDTATEMVNMITYQRGFQANSKVISTVDQMLSEVIQLKR; encoded by the coding sequence ATGAGTCTCATATCAGCCATGTACAGCGGGATAGCCGGCCTCACCGTCCACAGCCAAGCCATGTCCGTTGTGGGCAACAACCTGGCCAACTCCAGCACCATGGGGTTCAAGCGTTCCGCAACACAATTCGAAGATTTCTTCTACCAGAACATTTCCACGGGCAACACCTACGGCCAGGTGGGGCTCGGCGCGGACATCGCCAGCATCTACGGCGACTTCTCCCAGGGGGCCTTCGAGACCACCAGCTCCGCCACGGACCTGGCCATAAGCGGCAACGGCTTCTTCATGGTGAACAACCCCAATACCGACAAGACCTACTACACCCGCGCCGGGAACTTCGAATTCGACAACAACGGCTATCTGGTGGACCCCAACGGCTACGTGGTCCAGGGCTGGAAGGCCTATACCAATTCCACCACCGGACAGGTGTCCAATATCGGGTCTCTGGGAGACATCAAACTCTCCAGCTTCCAGATCAGCCCCTCGGCCACCACCAAGATGCGCATGGTCACCAACCTCAACAAATCAGCCACTGAAAAGACCACGGACGCCACCGACCCCTTCTTCGCCCTGCTCAAAACCTGGGCCGGGCAATCCGAAACGGCCCTGTCCGACACCAGCTACTCTTACCAGGGCACCATTAAGGTCTACGACAGCGCCGGAGCGTCCCACGACGTAACCGTCTACTACGACAAGGTGAGCAACGCCTCTGGGGCGAATGTCTGGGAATACGTGGTGGCCTGCGACCCGACAGAGGACGGGCGGACCATCAACGGAGTGAAAGTGAGCTCGACCTCCTCGGCGGGCCTTCTCATGGCCGGAACCATCACCTTCGATTCCTCGGGAAGCGTAAAGAGCATGAGCGCCTTCACCCTGAGTTCCAACGCCACCGGCAATTACAAGGATTTGACCAACTGGGTTCCTGCCACGTTCTCCTCCGATGGCTACCCAGTTTTCACGGCGAACTTCACCGCATCCTCCAACGCCAGCGTTTCGACCGCGTCAAACGCCAGCACCATCAAGCTTGATCTCGGCCTGCACAGTACCACCAAGAACGGAGGATGGACCGGCGGTGTGGCCAACGCCTCGCTGGTGGGAACCGACTTCGACAACCTGCCCGTCATGACCAGCGCCAAGGCGGACGACACAACAACCACCGCCTACTCCAGCGCCTTCAGCATAGTGGACCAATCCCAGGACGGCTACACTTCCGGGTATCTCCAAAGCATCGCGGTGGATTCAGACGGTATCGTTACGGGGACCTACTCCAACAACCAGACCAAAAGCCTCTTTGTGGTCGGGCTGGCCAACTTCACCAATCTCCAGGGGCTCGAGCGCGAAGGCAGCAACCTCTACAGCGCCACCACGGATTCCGGGGAACCGCGCATCGGCACCGCCAACAACTCCGGCATGGGCAGCATCGCCTCTGGAAAACTGGAGCAGTCGAATGTGGATACGGCCACGGAGATGGTCAACATGATCACCTACCAGAGGGGCTTCCAGGCCAACAGCAAGGTCATCAGCACGGTGGACCAGATGCTGTCGGAAGTCATTCAGCTCAAGAGGTAG
- a CDS encoding LrgB family protein translates to MLLSFIWLTVCAYWVLRRLSLRYPHPLLNVVVLSSVLVALVLIVLDVPYSDYAPARDIMTFLLGPATVGLAVPLYRHRGLLKIYALPIVASVALGAFTAMALAGGIARLGGMPREVVMSILPKGVSIPFAVEIARLYDGIPPLAAAFVVATGTLGSLMGALFLTRMKIKNPVARGLALGTVSHAQGTAAALLEGEEQGSMAGLAMILAGVFTALFAPVAVLLLNE, encoded by the coding sequence ATGCTCCTTTCTTTCATCTGGCTCACGGTCTGTGCCTATTGGGTGTTGCGTAGATTGTCTCTGCGCTATCCCCACCCCCTGCTCAACGTGGTGGTGCTGAGCTCGGTCCTGGTTGCCCTGGTGCTCATTGTTCTGGACGTGCCGTACAGCGATTACGCACCAGCCCGGGACATCATGACCTTTCTGCTCGGCCCGGCCACGGTTGGGTTGGCGGTCCCGCTCTACCGCCACAGGGGCCTCCTAAAGATTTATGCGCTCCCCATCGTGGCCAGCGTCGCCCTGGGGGCGTTCACTGCCATGGCCCTCGCCGGGGGCATCGCCAGGCTTGGAGGCATGCCGCGCGAAGTGGTGATGTCCATCCTGCCCAAAGGCGTTTCCATTCCTTTTGCCGTGGAGATAGCGCGCCTGTACGACGGCATCCCTCCGCTTGCCGCGGCCTTCGTGGTGGCAACGGGCACCCTGGGGTCGCTTATGGGAGCATTGTTCCTGACGCGGATGAAGATTAAAAATCCCGTTGCCCGCGGCCTTGCTCTCGGGACCGTTTCACACGCCCAGGGGACAGCCGCCGCACTCCTCGAAGGCGAAGAACAGGGATCAATGGCCGGCCTGGCCATGATCCTCGCGGGTGTATTTACAGCTCTTTTCGCCCCAGTGGCCGTTCTGCTCCTCAACGAATAA
- the flgL gene encoding flagellar hook-associated protein FlgL yields the protein MRISQNMIYSGSIQYMNSALSNLAAAQEQSASQKKINRPSDDPAGYAEARNLNTIIKTLDQYSDNINVAKSWLNQADSSLLEVSTAMTSIRELAEQAATGTLSAENRQEIATQVRALFSQVLSLANTTVSGNSIFAGQKTNGAAFTEILYATVEDSTLTQDAVISVAGGSDTSVLVHFSNSGTIGGTADIAYAYSSDGGTTWTSGTLAAGSTTLDLGGCSVTLKNGSVVTASGTGGGTSLTLRPSALYLGDDQDGATVRKYGASLVNATADGEFSGNVTVRIASNSSLPGPISYSYSLDGGMNWVGGNVASNSRLLVPGGYLVLASNGGGTLASGDQLTIVPNTADINVGISPSGAVVINSVGKDVFGGLYKAAGASNASVVFGSGSSKNIFETIGSLIGHLETNDMDGVGDDLESLTIAQAYLETCTASVGARENRLDFAENTISVLRDNAETNLSAVEDADITQVLIDLSKYQYTYQSVLASSTKIMGMSLLDYI from the coding sequence ATGCGAATATCGCAAAACATGATCTACTCCGGTTCGATACAATACATGAACAGCGCCTTGAGCAACCTGGCGGCCGCACAAGAGCAGAGCGCGTCGCAGAAAAAAATCAATCGCCCTTCGGATGATCCCGCCGGGTACGCGGAAGCGAGGAACTTAAACACCATCATCAAAACCCTGGACCAGTATTCGGACAATATCAATGTGGCCAAAAGCTGGCTCAATCAGGCCGATTCAAGCCTGCTGGAAGTGAGTACGGCCATGACCAGCATCAGGGAACTGGCCGAACAGGCGGCCACGGGAACTCTCAGCGCCGAGAACCGGCAGGAGATAGCCACCCAGGTGAGGGCTCTTTTTTCGCAGGTGCTTTCTCTGGCCAACACGACGGTCAGCGGCAACAGTATCTTCGCAGGGCAGAAAACGAATGGAGCTGCGTTCACCGAAATACTCTACGCCACGGTGGAGGATTCCACCTTGACCCAGGACGCCGTGATCAGCGTTGCGGGCGGGAGCGACACCAGCGTGCTGGTGCACTTCTCCAACAGCGGGACCATCGGAGGAACGGCGGACATCGCCTATGCGTATTCGAGCGACGGGGGCACCACCTGGACCTCGGGCACACTGGCTGCTGGCAGCACCACGCTCGATCTGGGAGGATGTTCCGTGACGCTTAAGAACGGTTCAGTGGTCACGGCGAGCGGAACCGGGGGCGGAACATCACTGACGCTTCGGCCATCGGCCCTGTATCTGGGGGACGACCAGGACGGAGCCACGGTCCGAAAATACGGGGCCTCGTTGGTGAACGCCACGGCCGACGGAGAATTCTCGGGCAACGTCACCGTTCGCATAGCCAGCAATTCCAGCCTGCCTGGCCCCATCAGCTATTCATACAGTCTGGATGGAGGAATGAATTGGGTGGGCGGCAATGTCGCCAGCAACTCCAGGCTGCTCGTGCCCGGCGGGTACCTTGTCTTGGCCTCCAACGGGGGCGGCACACTCGCTTCAGGGGACCAGCTCACCATCGTGCCCAATACAGCCGATATCAATGTGGGGATCTCGCCCTCTGGAGCGGTGGTCATCAACAGCGTTGGAAAAGACGTCTTCGGAGGGCTCTACAAGGCTGCCGGTGCCAGCAACGCCTCGGTGGTTTTCGGATCCGGTTCCTCCAAAAACATCTTTGAGACCATAGGCTCACTCATCGGCCATCTTGAGACCAACGACATGGACGGGGTGGGCGACGACCTGGAGAGCTTGACCATTGCCCAGGCGTATCTGGAGACATGCACCGCCAGCGTTGGAGCCAGGGAGAACCGGCTTGATTTCGCGGAAAACACGATATCAGTCCTGCGCGACAACGCGGAAACCAATCTGAGTGCCGTGGAGGACGCAGACATCACTCAGGTGCTCATAGATCTGTCAAAATACCAGTACACCTATCAGAGCGTGTTGGCGTCATCCACCAAGATAATGGGAATGAGCCTGTTGGATTACATCTGA
- a CDS encoding sigma-70 family RNA polymerase sigma factor, which produces MSCIHSLAEDVELDKVISGEKAAWDHFVEKFAGLLYSVAFRTLRRHTWVTDTEDAKDVVQDIFLRLVKDGFKLLRSYDRNRASLPTWLTVVGRSTAIDFLRRQESQNTIELDDTIPADKDVFFGGRLELPPGLLSDRQHQILRMLFDDDMDVSDVAGALKVQAQTIRSLKHQALMKLREHFGTASEA; this is translated from the coding sequence ATGTCATGCATACATAGCCTCGCCGAGGATGTCGAACTCGACAAGGTAATCTCAGGGGAAAAGGCTGCCTGGGATCATTTTGTGGAAAAATTTGCCGGGCTGCTTTACAGCGTCGCGTTCAGGACGTTGCGCAGACACACCTGGGTCACGGACACCGAAGACGCGAAGGATGTGGTCCAGGACATTTTCCTGCGCCTGGTCAAGGACGGCTTCAAGCTCCTGCGCTCCTACGACCGGAACCGTGCGTCGCTTCCCACCTGGCTGACAGTCGTTGGCAGATCCACGGCCATCGACTTCCTGCGCCGCCAGGAAAGCCAGAATACAATTGAACTAGACGACACCATTCCCGCGGACAAAGACGTTTTTTTCGGAGGCCGCCTCGAGCTGCCCCCGGGCCTGCTCTCCGATCGGCAGCACCAGATACTGCGCATGCTCTTCGACGATGACATGGACGTTTCCGATGTGGCAGGCGCCCTCAAGGTTCAGGCCCAGACCATACGCAGCCTCAAGCACCAGGCCCTGATGAAGCTCCGCGAGCATTTCGGAACCGCATCCGAGGCGTAA
- the fliD gene encoding flagellar filament capping protein FliD has translation MAIGDATSGVSTSGSIYFSGLGSGTDFSTMIDQLVAVEQTRVTTYQTWQQTWADKVTAFQALNTKLLSLRTTLQSMDTISEFLQKSATSSDSDVVSATASGSADAGTYTYTVQQLAKNKMMVTASGYSSLSQDINQLDTSGKFIFTYAGVTVSNTIPASATLTDLVNIINAQSSNTGVRASTIYDGSEYYLQFRGMDTGAANSLIIASGTTLSGFTASDFVTTQENQDAKLKINGWPLGDAYIARASNTVTDVIDGVTMLLKSSGAGTITVETDIDAVVENVQSFVDQVNEVRSAIKELTAYDSTTETASLLTGNYGVQIIDSVMKNITAATGLGFNYKRDTYSSLSPLGLSTDADEGSDTFGQILFDEDTLRAVLSSNAYAAGKIFAAQYLGDTDSADVTYTSFVDGITKAGTYDVSYTVSGGKLTSASINGHQAMFSSNASTLTGSYGYDEGGMVLTVNNMTDGSYSHTVNVRLGKAAELVDELGDLTNSETGPLAILEDNYATIQDNIQEKIDNENVRIATLATHLKDKFSRLDTLLGTYSDIQDSLSSYITQLSSD, from the coding sequence ATGGCCATAGGAGACGCGACATCCGGCGTCAGCACGTCTGGATCCATATATTTTTCCGGCCTTGGAAGCGGTACGGATTTCAGCACCATGATCGACCAGCTGGTTGCTGTCGAGCAGACCCGCGTCACCACCTACCAGACCTGGCAGCAGACCTGGGCGGACAAGGTCACGGCGTTTCAGGCGCTCAACACCAAACTTTTGAGCCTCAGAACAACGCTGCAAAGCATGGATACTATAAGCGAGTTCCTGCAGAAGTCGGCAACGTCCTCGGACAGCGATGTGGTCTCGGCCACGGCCAGCGGTTCCGCGGATGCCGGGACCTACACCTACACCGTTCAGCAGCTGGCGAAGAACAAGATGATGGTCACCGCTTCCGGGTATTCGTCTCTCAGCCAGGATATCAACCAGCTCGACACCTCGGGGAAGTTCATCTTCACCTATGCGGGTGTCACGGTTTCCAACACGATTCCCGCATCGGCAACGCTTACGGACCTGGTCAACATCATAAACGCCCAGTCGTCCAACACGGGTGTGCGCGCGTCCACCATCTACGACGGCAGTGAGTACTATCTCCAGTTCCGGGGAATGGACACAGGTGCGGCCAACAGCCTGATCATCGCCAGCGGTACGACCTTGTCAGGTTTCACCGCCTCGGATTTCGTGACCACGCAGGAGAACCAGGACGCCAAACTCAAGATAAACGGCTGGCCGCTGGGCGACGCTTACATCGCCAGGGCAAGCAACACGGTGACGGATGTCATAGACGGGGTGACCATGCTGCTCAAATCGTCCGGCGCCGGAACCATAACCGTGGAAACGGACATCGACGCGGTGGTGGAGAACGTCCAGTCCTTCGTGGACCAGGTGAACGAAGTTCGCTCGGCCATAAAGGAACTGACCGCCTACGACTCAACGACGGAAACGGCGTCTCTTCTGACGGGAAACTACGGAGTACAAATAATCGATTCGGTCATGAAGAACATCACGGCAGCCACAGGGCTTGGCTTCAACTACAAGCGCGATACGTACTCATCGCTTTCCCCGCTGGGGCTCTCCACGGATGCCGACGAGGGGTCTGACACGTTCGGGCAGATACTCTTTGACGAGGACACTTTACGGGCGGTGCTCTCCTCCAACGCGTATGCGGCGGGCAAGATCTTCGCGGCGCAATACCTGGGGGATACGGACAGCGCGGACGTGACGTATACGTCTTTCGTCGACGGCATCACCAAGGCGGGAACGTACGATGTCAGCTATACGGTTTCGGGCGGCAAGTTGACCTCTGCGTCCATCAACGGCCATCAAGCCATGTTCTCATCGAATGCATCCACCCTCACCGGGAGTTACGGGTACGACGAGGGCGGCATGGTGCTCACGGTCAACAACATGACAGACGGTTCCTACAGCCATACCGTCAACGTCAGGCTGGGAAAGGCTGCGGAGCTTGTGGACGAGTTGGGCGACCTCACCAATTCCGAAACCGGGCCGCTGGCAATCTTGGAGGACAATTACGCAACCATTCAGGATAACATTCAGGAGAAGATCGATAATGAGAACGTGCGCATAGCCACCCTGGCAACGCACCTGAAGGACAAATTCTCCCGTCTGGACACGCTGCTGGGCACGTACAGCGACATCCAGGACAGTTTGTCCTCATATATTACGCAGCTCTCGAGTGATTAA
- a CDS encoding CidA/LrgA family protein: MRWMLKLILQTILLCAIYWGSRWLVDATGLPLPGNVVGVVVLFTLLCLGVIKLEHIAGAADFLLKHLVFFFVPITVGLMEWGGVFKEHWLVLLTAVVVSSLVPLWLVGFVTQWLHKRRGPCDI; encoded by the coding sequence ATGCGATGGATGCTTAAGCTCATTTTGCAGACAATTCTCCTCTGCGCCATCTACTGGGGAAGCAGGTGGCTCGTTGATGCCACAGGCCTACCTCTTCCCGGAAACGTGGTCGGCGTGGTCGTGCTGTTTACTCTCTTGTGTCTTGGCGTGATAAAGCTTGAGCACATCGCAGGAGCGGCAGATTTCCTGCTTAAGCACCTGGTGTTTTTTTTCGTCCCCATCACTGTTGGGCTGATGGAATGGGGCGGCGTTTTCAAAGAGCACTGGCTGGTGCTGCTCACGGCTGTTGTGGTCAGCTCCCTTGTTCCTCTCTGGCTGGTGGGATTCGTGACGCAGTGGCTGCACAAAAGGCGTGGGCCGTGCGACATCTGA